In a genomic window of Mycolicibacillus parakoreensis:
- a CDS encoding MMPL/RND family transporter: MSGLEKPPSRLMRAMRALAWPILIGWVLLTVAVNVFVPQIEAVARQHAVSMSPEDAPAVIAAKEIGAKFDESDSDSIVMIVLESDDELGEAARRYYDTLVARLGEDPTHVQHVHNLWGDLVTAGGVQSADGKAAYTQVNVAGNQGSTLGIASVDAVRRIVDETTPPPGVRVHVTGPAALTADMTEAADKSMFTMMGVTGVVIIVMLALTYRSVSTTVLALVMVGVEMGTARGVVALLGDLGLLGFSTFVVALLSSLAIAAGTDYAIFLIGRYQEARQAGQDPKTAYYTMIRGTAHVIVGSGLTIAGATACLHLARLDYFKTLGLPSALGMLIVIAGAMTAGPAVVAIGSRFGLLEPRRKATAHRWRRIGTAAVRWPAPVFAASLVTVVIGVLIMPTMKISFNDRYYIPSDLPSNVGYDAAEQHFSAARLNPDILMIEADHDMRTPADMIILDRIAKDIFRLPGIARVQSITRPLGGPIEHSSIPANLQFMKDRMADMLTMSDDLGTMIGSMERLQSLMATMSGTTGDMVGHMDTVKNTIDEMRDHLADFDEFWRPVRNYLVWEPHCYTIPLCWSTRSVFDALDDVDKFSENMEALIGDVGAMDTVVNQMTAEFAPMIAVAKTMRGTLLTLHSSFDGMVTQMERMTDTAAAMGQAFDAAKNDDYFYLPPEAFDNPDFQRGLEIFLSPDGKAARFFVTLDADPATPAGIASVKPELETARHAVKGTPLADAEFFLTGTAAIYNDIQSGSTYDIVLVGLAALTLIFIVMLVIIRSLVAALVIVGTVVLSLGAAFGLSVLVWQHILGLELNWITPVFGVIVLLAVGSDYNLLLVSRFKEEIGAGLKTGIIRSMGGTGGVVTAAGLVFAFTMMSMVASDLRSIGQAGSTIGIGLLFDTLIVRSLMTPSMAALLGRWFWWPQVVRPRPASTMLRPYGPRPLVRALLGESAPHAQTVDDMT; this comes from the coding sequence ATGAGCGGCCTCGAGAAGCCACCTTCTCGGCTGATGCGCGCGATGCGCGCGCTGGCCTGGCCGATCCTCATCGGATGGGTGCTGCTGACGGTCGCGGTCAACGTGTTCGTCCCGCAGATCGAGGCGGTCGCCCGGCAGCATGCGGTGTCGATGTCGCCGGAGGACGCCCCCGCGGTGATCGCCGCGAAGGAGATCGGGGCGAAATTCGACGAGTCCGATTCCGACAGCATCGTCATGATCGTCCTCGAGAGCGACGACGAACTCGGCGAGGCGGCGCGACGCTACTACGACACGCTGGTGGCCCGACTCGGCGAGGACCCCACCCACGTGCAACACGTGCACAACCTGTGGGGTGACCTCGTCACCGCCGGCGGAGTGCAGAGCGCCGACGGCAAGGCCGCCTACACCCAGGTCAACGTGGCCGGTAACCAGGGCAGCACGTTGGGCATCGCATCGGTGGACGCCGTGCGCCGCATCGTCGACGAGACCACACCCCCGCCCGGGGTGCGGGTGCATGTGACCGGTCCGGCCGCGCTGACCGCGGACATGACCGAGGCCGCCGACAAGAGCATGTTCACGATGATGGGCGTCACCGGCGTCGTCATCATCGTCATGTTGGCGTTGACCTATCGCTCGGTGAGCACCACGGTGCTGGCGTTGGTCATGGTCGGTGTCGAGATGGGCACCGCCCGCGGGGTGGTGGCCCTGCTCGGTGATCTCGGGCTGCTCGGGTTCTCCACGTTCGTGGTCGCACTGCTGTCGTCGTTGGCGATCGCTGCGGGCACCGACTACGCCATCTTTCTCATCGGCCGCTACCAGGAGGCGCGCCAAGCCGGACAGGACCCGAAGACCGCGTATTACACGATGATCCGCGGAACGGCGCACGTCATCGTCGGGTCGGGGTTGACGATCGCCGGCGCGACGGCGTGCCTGCACCTGGCCCGTCTGGACTACTTCAAGACCCTGGGGCTGCCCTCTGCGCTGGGCATGCTGATCGTCATCGCCGGGGCGATGACCGCCGGGCCCGCGGTGGTCGCGATCGGCAGCCGCTTCGGGTTGCTCGAGCCGCGTCGCAAGGCCACCGCACACCGGTGGCGCCGGATCGGTACCGCGGCGGTCCGTTGGCCCGCACCGGTGTTCGCGGCGTCGTTGGTCACGGTCGTCATCGGGGTGTTGATCATGCCGACGATGAAGATCAGCTTCAACGACCGCTATTACATCCCCTCCGATCTGCCCTCCAACGTCGGCTACGACGCCGCCGAGCAGCATTTCTCCGCGGCGAGGCTCAACCCCGACATCTTGATGATCGAAGCCGACCACGACATGCGCACGCCGGCGGACATGATCATCTTGGACCGCATCGCCAAGGACATCTTCCGGCTGCCCGGAATCGCCCGGGTGCAAAGCATCACCCGGCCGCTGGGCGGGCCGATCGAACACAGCTCGATTCCGGCCAACCTGCAGTTCATGAAGGACCGGATGGCCGACATGCTCACGATGAGCGACGATCTGGGCACCATGATCGGCTCGATGGAGCGGCTGCAGTCGTTGATGGCGACGATGAGCGGTACCACAGGCGACATGGTTGGTCACATGGACACGGTGAAGAACACCATCGACGAGATGCGCGACCACCTCGCCGATTTCGACGAGTTCTGGCGGCCGGTGCGCAACTACCTGGTGTGGGAGCCACACTGCTACACCATTCCCCTGTGCTGGTCGACGCGATCGGTTTTCGACGCCCTCGACGACGTCGACAAGTTCAGCGAGAACATGGAGGCGTTGATCGGAGACGTCGGTGCCATGGACACCGTGGTCAACCAGATGACCGCCGAGTTCGCGCCGATGATCGCCGTCGCCAAGACCATGCGGGGCACCCTGTTGACGTTGCACAGCAGTTTCGACGGGATGGTCACCCAGATGGAGCGGATGACCGACACGGCCGCCGCCATGGGACAGGCGTTCGACGCGGCGAAGAACGACGACTACTTCTACCTGCCGCCGGAAGCGTTCGACAACCCCGACTTCCAACGTGGCCTGGAGATCTTCCTGTCCCCGGACGGCAAGGCGGCGCGGTTCTTCGTCACCTTGGACGCCGATCCGGCCACCCCGGCCGGGATCGCCTCGGTCAAACCGGAGTTGGAGACCGCCCGTCACGCGGTGAAGGGCACCCCGTTGGCCGACGCCGAATTCTTCCTGACCGGAACCGCGGCCATATACAACGACATTCAGTCCGGCTCCACCTACGACATCGTGCTGGTCGGATTGGCGGCACTGACACTGATCTTCATCGTGATGCTGGTCATCATCCGCTCGTTGGTGGCGGCCTTGGTGATCGTGGGCACGGTGGTGCTGTCACTGGGCGCGGCATTCGGACTCTCCGTGCTGGTGTGGCAGCACATCCTCGGGCTCGAACTGAACTGGATCACACCGGTGTTCGGGGTGATCGTGTTGCTCGCGGTCGGCTCGGACTACAACCTGCTGCTGGTGTCCCGATTCAAAGAGGAGATCGGTGCGGGTCTCAAGACCGGCATCATCCGGTCGATGGGCGGCACCGGTGGTGTGGTCACCGCCGCGGGGCTGGTGTTCGCCTTCACCATGATGTCGATGGTCGCCAGCGATCTGCGCTCGATCGGACAGGCCGGCAGCACGATCGGAATCGGGTTGCTGTTCGACACGTTGATCGTCCGCTCGCTGATGACCCCGTCGATGGCCGCGCTGCTGGGACGCTGGTTCTGGTGGCCACAGGTGGTGCGACCCCGCCCGGCGAGCACCATGCTGCGGCCCTACGGTCCGCGCCCGTTGGTGCGTGCACTGCTCGGCGAAAGCGCCCCACACGCGCAGACGGTCGATGACATGACCTGA
- a CDS encoding TetR/AcrR family transcriptional regulator encodes MSGTPSTGPRRGRRPGPSGTRQAILDAARARFADDGFAATTIRQVARDAGVDPALVMQFFGSKNGLFAAVMSISPDTLARFNTVFEGPEDHLGERVVRAYLSAWEGPPYDSEPLTAMLRGAMVNEQARERLREFIQAHLLDGIGSRAADHDDAARRAGLASAMLVGIVVGRRIVEVPVLAEADVESVVAIVAPAIQSVLTSGVDTGRRQ; translated from the coding sequence GTGAGCGGCACACCATCGACCGGCCCGCGCCGCGGTCGTCGGCCGGGCCCGAGTGGGACACGGCAGGCCATCCTGGATGCGGCCCGGGCCCGGTTCGCCGACGACGGTTTTGCTGCGACGACGATCCGGCAGGTAGCGCGCGACGCCGGAGTCGACCCGGCGCTGGTGATGCAGTTCTTCGGATCGAAGAACGGGCTCTTCGCCGCGGTGATGTCGATATCGCCGGATACGCTGGCACGCTTCAACACCGTCTTCGAGGGCCCCGAGGACCATCTCGGCGAACGGGTGGTCCGCGCCTATCTGAGCGCGTGGGAGGGGCCGCCTTACGATTCGGAGCCGTTAACGGCGATGCTGCGCGGCGCCATGGTCAACGAGCAGGCACGCGAACGGCTGCGCGAATTCATTCAGGCACACCTGCTCGACGGCATCGGCTCACGCGCCGCCGACCACGACGACGCCGCACGGCGCGCCGGACTGGCGTCGGCAATGCTGGTCGGCATCGTCGTCGGGCGACGCATCGTCGAAGTGCCCGTCCTTGCCGAGGCGGATGTCGAATCGGTCGTGGCCATTGTTGCGCCGGCGATTCAGAGCGTGCTGACCTCAGGGGTGGATACCGGTCGGCGGCAGTGA
- a CDS encoding CocE/NonD family hydrolase — MTQVQKVFVPSQPLEPGDRYGVLSGYDPGVRTLPAGFRLAPPFRELPIDIVLDKDVAVTLRDGVTTYVDILRPAGAQKVPVIVAWSPYGKGEGSAPAAMGVFDLVGLDNAIVSGLQKFEGPDPAYWCAHGYAICNPDVRGVADSDGDSVLWDRQEGRDSYDLIEWLARQHWCTGKVAMSGTSYLAVAQWFAAAEQPPHLAAINPWEGVSDVYRDLVMRGGMPDTGFARQLRDHSYWGNGRKEDILAEVERYPLINELWEQKIPAFERITVPAYVVASYSNTLHTAGTFRAWRRIGSSAKWLRIHNSQEWPDYYDEARRDDLRRFFDHFLKGEDNGWDQTPRVRYAVLDLDGGDRVDVAADEFPPPEVTYRKYYLEARQRTLVTEAPTQEATADYDTGATANLVSFLVRFAQETTVVGYPKVRLWVQADGADDMDLFVVVQKLNAHGTPLQVFTVPNRSARIHDATERGASILRYKGSQGRLRVSMRHLDPVVSTDEVPAHSFDRVQKLSPGEVVDVEIDLLPVGLVFRAGEQLRLVISARDPFGPWMPGLREYRPRNSGRHIVHTGGARHSYLQLPITAR; from the coding sequence ATGACCCAGGTGCAGAAAGTGTTCGTGCCGTCGCAACCGTTGGAGCCGGGCGACCGGTACGGGGTGCTGAGCGGGTACGACCCGGGGGTGCGGACCCTGCCGGCCGGGTTTCGACTCGCCCCGCCGTTTCGTGAACTGCCCATCGACATCGTGCTGGACAAAGACGTCGCGGTCACCCTGCGTGACGGGGTGACGACCTATGTCGACATCCTGCGCCCCGCGGGCGCCCAGAAGGTTCCGGTGATCGTGGCATGGAGTCCCTACGGCAAAGGCGAGGGCAGCGCTCCGGCCGCGATGGGCGTGTTCGACCTGGTCGGTTTGGACAACGCCATCGTGTCGGGACTGCAGAAGTTCGAGGGGCCTGACCCCGCGTATTGGTGCGCCCACGGCTATGCGATCTGCAACCCCGATGTTCGCGGCGTCGCCGATAGCGACGGCGACAGCGTGTTGTGGGACCGGCAGGAGGGTCGGGACTCCTATGACCTGATCGAGTGGCTGGCACGCCAGCACTGGTGCACCGGGAAGGTCGCGATGAGCGGCACCTCGTATCTGGCTGTCGCGCAGTGGTTCGCCGCGGCGGAGCAGCCGCCGCATCTGGCGGCGATCAACCCGTGGGAGGGTGTCAGCGACGTCTACCGCGACCTGGTGATGCGGGGCGGCATGCCCGACACCGGTTTCGCCCGGCAGCTGCGGGACCACAGTTACTGGGGCAACGGGCGTAAGGAGGACATCCTCGCCGAGGTGGAGCGGTATCCGCTCATCAACGAGCTGTGGGAGCAGAAGATCCCGGCCTTCGAACGGATCACCGTGCCGGCGTACGTCGTGGCCAGCTACTCCAACACGCTGCACACCGCCGGGACGTTCCGCGCGTGGCGCCGCATCGGGTCGTCGGCCAAGTGGCTGCGCATCCACAACAGCCAGGAGTGGCCCGACTACTACGACGAAGCGAGACGCGACGATCTGCGCCGGTTCTTCGATCATTTCCTCAAAGGCGAGGACAACGGTTGGGATCAGACTCCCCGGGTCCGCTACGCCGTTCTTGATCTCGACGGCGGCGACCGGGTCGACGTCGCGGCCGACGAGTTCCCGCCGCCGGAGGTGACCTACCGCAAGTACTACCTCGAGGCGCGGCAGCGCACCCTGGTCACCGAGGCGCCCACGCAGGAGGCGACCGCGGACTACGACACCGGGGCGACGGCGAACCTGGTGTCGTTCCTCGTGCGTTTCGCGCAAGAAACCACCGTGGTCGGTTATCCGAAGGTGCGGCTGTGGGTGCAGGCCGACGGCGCCGACGACATGGACCTGTTCGTCGTTGTTCAGAAGCTCAACGCCCACGGCACGCCGTTGCAGGTGTTCACCGTGCCCAACCGGAGCGCCAGGATCCACGATGCCACCGAGCGGGGTGCGTCGATTCTGCGGTACAAGGGCTCGCAGGGGCGCCTACGGGTGTCGATGCGACACCTGGACCCGGTGGTGTCGACCGACGAGGTTCCCGCCCACAGCTTCGACCGGGTCCAGAAGTTGAGCCCCGGTGAGGTCGTCGACGTTGAAATCGATCTGTTGCCGGTCGGGTTGGTGTTCCGTGCGGGCGAGCAGCTGCGGCTCGTGATCAGTGCCCGGGACCCGTTCGGGCCGTGGATGCCCGGTCTGCGCGAATACCGCCCACGCAACAGTGGGCGCCACATTGTGCACACCGGGGGAGCGCGTCACTCGTATCTGCAACTGCCGATCACGGCGCGGTGA
- the orn gene encoding oligoribonuclease yields MRDELVWIDCEMTGLDLSSDKLIEIAAVVTDSDLNVLDEGIDIVIHADDAALDSMIDVVTDMHTRSGLIEEVRASTVDVATAQQRVLDYLRRHVKHAKTVPLAGNSIATDRGFIARDMPELDAFLHYRMVDVSSIKELCRRWYPRVYFGQPAKGLAHRALADIRESIRELQFYRRTAFVPPPGPSTSDITAVSAQLGAPAEAPGKTDSAPGHSNG; encoded by the coding sequence ATGCGCGATGAGCTGGTGTGGATCGACTGCGAGATGACCGGTCTGGATCTGAGCTCGGACAAACTGATCGAGATCGCCGCGGTGGTCACCGACAGCGACCTGAACGTGCTCGACGAGGGGATCGACATCGTCATCCACGCCGACGACGCGGCGCTGGATTCGATGATCGACGTCGTCACCGACATGCACACCCGTTCCGGGCTGATCGAGGAGGTCCGCGCCTCCACCGTGGACGTGGCGACCGCGCAGCAGAGGGTCCTCGACTACCTGCGCAGACACGTCAAACACGCCAAGACGGTGCCGCTGGCCGGGAACTCGATCGCCACCGACCGCGGCTTCATCGCCCGCGACATGCCCGAGCTCGACGCGTTTCTGCACTACCGGATGGTCGACGTCTCCTCGATCAAGGAGCTGTGCCGGCGCTGGTATCCGCGGGTGTACTTCGGTCAGCCCGCCAAGGGGCTGGCCCACCGGGCCCTGGCCGACATCCGCGAGTCCATCCGGGAACTGCAGTTCTATCGGCGCACCGCGTTCGTGCCCCCACCCGGGCCGTCTACCAGCGATATCACCGCGGTCAGCGCGCAGCTCGGCGCGCCCGCGGAGGCGCCGGGCAAAACCGATTCGGCCCCCGGGCACTCCAACGGCTAG
- a CDS encoding helicase HerA-like domain-containing protein: MSTESSAGEAQRIAAGYTSEGAALEMGTVVVDGAVDPDARVRIPLATLNRHGLVAGATGTGKTKTLQVIAEQLSAAGVPVLMADIKGDLSGLARPGDSGEKITARARDTGDAWSPAAFPVEFVSLGTGGIGVPVRATISGFGPILLAKVLGLNATQESTLGLIFHWADRNDYPLLDLKDLRAVISHLTSDAGKADLKGLGGVSKATAGVILRALVNLEAEGADTFFGEPQLDPKDLLRVDSTGHGVITLMELGDQAGRPVLFSTFLMWVLAELFTLLPEVGDVDKPKLVFVFDEAHLLFTDASKAFLDQVEQTVKLIRSKGVGVLFCTQLPTDVPNAVLSQLGARVQHALRAFTPDDQKALSKTVRTYPKTKVYDLESALTSLGIGEAVITVLSETGAPTPVAWTRLRAPRSLMAAIGDDAIGQAAQSSSLQARYGETVDRDSAYERLSRRETPPEGSLQRPKPDKPGWFARLMESRAMKAFLTTLATVLGRELARRAGGKGSSRRRR; the protein is encoded by the coding sequence ATGAGCACTGAATCGAGCGCCGGCGAGGCTCAGCGGATCGCGGCCGGCTACACCTCCGAGGGCGCGGCGCTGGAGATGGGCACCGTCGTCGTCGACGGCGCCGTCGACCCGGACGCGCGGGTGCGCATCCCGCTGGCCACCCTCAACCGCCACGGGCTGGTCGCCGGGGCCACCGGCACCGGCAAAACCAAGACCCTGCAGGTCATCGCCGAGCAGCTCTCCGCGGCGGGGGTGCCGGTGCTGATGGCCGACATCAAAGGGGATCTGTCCGGGCTGGCCCGTCCCGGCGACAGCGGCGAGAAGATCACCGCGCGCGCCCGTGACACCGGTGACGCCTGGTCGCCGGCGGCGTTTCCGGTGGAGTTCGTGTCGTTGGGCACCGGGGGCATCGGGGTGCCGGTGCGCGCCACCATCTCCGGTTTCGGGCCGATCCTGTTGGCGAAGGTGCTCGGGCTCAACGCCACCCAGGAGTCCACGTTGGGGTTGATCTTCCACTGGGCCGACCGGAACGACTACCCGCTGTTGGATCTCAAAGACCTGCGGGCGGTGATCAGCCACCTCACCAGCGACGCCGGTAAAGCCGACCTCAAGGGACTCGGTGGGGTGTCGAAGGCCACCGCCGGGGTGATCCTGAGGGCGTTGGTCAACCTGGAGGCCGAAGGTGCGGACACCTTCTTCGGTGAGCCCCAACTGGACCCGAAGGATCTGCTGCGGGTCGACTCGACCGGCCACGGCGTCATCACCTTGATGGAGTTGGGCGATCAGGCCGGCCGACCGGTGCTGTTCTCCACGTTTTTGATGTGGGTGCTCGCCGAGCTGTTCACCCTGCTGCCGGAGGTCGGCGACGTCGACAAACCCAAGCTGGTGTTCGTGTTCGACGAGGCGCATCTGCTGTTCACCGACGCCTCCAAGGCCTTCCTCGACCAGGTCGAGCAGACCGTCAAACTCATCCGCTCCAAGGGGGTGGGGGTGTTGTTCTGCACGCAGCTGCCCACCGACGTGCCCAACGCGGTGCTCTCCCAACTGGGGGCGCGCGTGCAGCACGCGCTGCGGGCTTTCACCCCCGACGACCAGAAGGCGCTGAGCAAAACGGTGCGCACCTACCCGAAAACCAAGGTCTACGACCTCGAGTCGGCGCTGACCTCGCTGGGCATCGGTGAAGCGGTGATCACCGTGCTCTCCGAGACGGGGGCGCCGACCCCGGTGGCCTGGACGCGCCTGCGCGCCCCACGGTCGCTGATGGCCGCGATCGGTGACGACGCCATCGGGCAGGCGGCGCAGTCCAGCAGCCTGCAGGCGCGATACGGCGAGACCGTCGACCGGGATTCGGCCTATGAGCGGCTCAGCCGACGCGAAACCCCGCCGGAGGGCTCGCTGCAACGGCCGAAACCGGACAAACCCGGGTGGTTCGCCCGCTTGATGGAGAGCCGCGCGATGAAAGCCTTCCTGACCACCTTGGCCACCGTTTTGGGTCGGGAGTTGGCGCGCCGGGCCGGGGGTAAGGGCAGCTCGCGGCGCCGGCGCTGA
- the cmrA gene encoding mycolate reductase (Catalyzes the final step in mycolic acid biosynthesis.) — translation MPVPTPSPDARAVVTGASQGIGEALATELAARGHHLIITARRAEVLQALAARLTERYGVTVEIRAVDLADPAARSGLVDELAERPISILCANAGTATFGPVAGLDPGEERAQVQLNAVAVHDLVLAVLPGMVARHAGGILISGSAAGNSPIPNNATYAASKAFVNTFSESLRGELKKSGVHVTLLAPGPVRAEAPDPAQASLVDKLVPDFLWISVEHTAKLSLDSLERNKMRVVPGVTSKAMSVAAGYVPRAVVAPIVGSFYKKLGGA, via the coding sequence ATGCCCGTCCCCACCCCCAGCCCGGACGCCCGCGCCGTCGTCACCGGCGCCTCGCAGGGCATCGGTGAAGCCCTGGCCACCGAGTTGGCCGCGCGCGGCCACCACCTGATCATCACCGCCCGCCGCGCGGAGGTGCTCCAGGCGCTGGCGGCCCGGTTGACCGAGCGCTACGGGGTCACCGTCGAGATCCGCGCGGTGGATCTGGCCGATCCCGCCGCGCGCTCCGGGCTCGTCGACGAGCTCGCCGAACGCCCCATCTCGATCCTGTGCGCCAATGCCGGTACCGCCACGTTCGGGCCGGTCGCCGGCCTGGACCCGGGCGAGGAGCGCGCCCAGGTGCAACTCAACGCCGTGGCGGTGCACGATCTGGTGTTGGCGGTGCTGCCCGGGATGGTGGCGCGCCACGCAGGCGGCATCCTGATCTCCGGGTCGGCGGCGGGCAACTCCCCGATACCGAACAACGCCACCTACGCGGCGAGCAAGGCGTTCGTCAACACCTTCAGCGAATCGTTGCGGGGCGAGTTGAAAAAGAGCGGGGTGCACGTCACGCTGCTGGCACCGGGCCCGGTGCGCGCCGAGGCGCCCGACCCGGCGCAGGCGTCGCTGGTCGACAAACTGGTGCCGGATTTCCTGTGGATCTCGGTGGAGCACACCGCGAAGCTCTCGCTGGATTCGTTGGAGCGCAACAAGATGCGGGTGGTGCCCGGGGTCACCTCCAAGGCGATGTCGGTGGCCGCCGGCTATGTTCCGCGCGCCGTCGTCGCCCCGATCGTCGGCAGCTTCTACAAGAAACTCGGCGGCGCCTGA